In Aegilops tauschii subsp. strangulata cultivar AL8/78 chromosome 3, Aet v6.0, whole genome shotgun sequence, one genomic interval encodes:
- the LOC109770015 gene encoding disease resistance protein PIK6-NP: protein MASWEYKLLIPNKKNQRYLKEICSKMLLLKYLSLRRTGITQLPSEINNLRELEVLDIRETKVPPHATTRILLLKLKRLLAGHIDPSNFGSTPRIPHRIDKMGNMEVLSNVKAKQSHDLKDIGRLWQLRKLGVVIDDKDSHLKNLLQAISDLHECLHSLSITIVPVATPHEAKLPEVIVSYLKKQPKILESLSIKGTIQKGCLLPLFIKGYNNKLAKITLRHTPLSQDDLEVLAKLPKLRCVRLQHIVCIEHTLNFKEGEFRCLKYLLIEDSDLTNITFEDEAASELEKMVLSITSKCSISGVDYLLKLKELELNSSFCGSLLDDAKQIAKLTLRDTLLEQDALQTLTKKPNIRSLVLLDKSFDESQNEITLKKDEFLWLNLFVVDCSAITKIVFNSGSAPRLQKIVWSSFTSLSGIDKLPRLKELEFKGDQVPDEVREAIQNHTNKPSLKHNGPETQD, encoded by the coding sequence atggcctcatgggaatacaagttgcttattcctaacaaGAAGAACCAGCGGTACCTCAAAGAAATCTGCAGCAAGATGTTACTGCTCAAGTATCTGAGCCTAAGGAGAACAGGTATTACCCAGCTACCCAGTGAAATCAACAACCTCCGTGAGCTAGAGGTACTGGATATCCGAGAAACTAAGGTGCCTCCACATGCAACAACACGTATCTTGCTGTTGAAGCTGAAGCGTCTGCTTGCTGGTCACATTGATCCAAGCAATTTTGGATCCACTCCCCGGATTCCTCATAGGATCGACAAAATGGGAAACATGGAGGTACTATCCAATGTCAAGGCCAAGCAGAGTCATGATTTAAAAGATATTGGAAGGCTATGGCAGCTGAGGAAGCTAGGTGTGGTTATCGATGATAAGGATAGTCACCTCAAGAATTTGCTTCAGGCGATCAGTGACCTACATGAGTGTCTCCAttctctgtcaatcactattgtTCCTGTAGCCACACCACATGAGGCAAAGTTACCAGAAGTTATTGTATCTTACCTAAAAAAACAACCCAAGATTCTTGAGTCTCTAAGCATCAAGGGAACCATAcaaaaggggtgtcttcttccATTGTTCATAAAAGGTTATAACAACAAACTTGCCAAGATAACTCTCCGTCACACTCCGCTGAGCCAAGATGATCTGGAAGTCCTCGCCAAGCTGCCAAAGTTACGGTGTGTCAGGCTCCAACACATTGTATGCATCGAGCACACGCTGAACTTCAAGGAAGGTGAATTCAGATGCCTCAAGTACCTTCTTATTGAGGACTCGGACTTGACTAATATCACTTTTGAGGATGAGGCAGCCAGTGAGCTCGAGAAGATGGTTTTGTCTATCACCAGCAAATGTTCTATTTCTGGAGTTGACTATCTTCTTAAATTGAAAGAGCTTGAGTTGAACAGTAGCTTCTGCGGCAGTTTGCTTGACGATGCCAAACAGATAGCCAAGCTAACTCTTCGTGATACACTGCTGGAGCAAGATGCTCTACAAACACTCACCAAGAAACCAAATATACGCTCTCTGGTACTTCTGGACAAGTCTTTTGATGAAAGTCAGAACGAGATTACATTGAAAAAAGATGAGTTCTTATGGCTCAACCTTTTTGTTGTTGACTGCTCGGCCATCACCAAGATTGTCTTCAACAGCGGGTCTGCTCCTAGGCTCCAGAAGATTGTATGGTCATCTTTCACATCTCTCTCCGGCATCGACAAACTTCCTAGATTGAAGGAGCTCGAGTTCAAGGGTGACCAAGTCcctgatgaggtgagggaggccATTCAAAATCATACAAACAAGCCTAGTCTTAAACATAATGGACCAGAAACTCAAGACTAA